In a genomic window of Roseiflexus castenholzii DSM 13941:
- the rimI gene encoding ribosomal protein S18-alanine N-acetyltransferase translates to MYYFVERMTEDDIEQVQVIERASFSTLWSASTYRHELRSPATSRYIVARASSTPPPPRTERSAPRRGLLASLLPMLSVRQTSVRDFPIVGYGGVWLSVDEGHITTIAVAPAYRGRGLGELLLNGLIDQALDLNADVLTLEVRVSNIVAQQLYLKYGFRPAGTRPRYYTDNGEDALIMWTDPIRSQAYQERLQQLREQLFARLREEANEPGPLRNNLRLGTE, encoded by the coding sequence GTGTACTACTTCGTCGAGCGAATGACCGAGGATGATATCGAGCAGGTGCAGGTGATCGAGCGCGCCAGTTTCAGCACGCTCTGGTCAGCCAGCACCTATCGTCATGAGTTGCGGTCGCCGGCGACGAGTCGGTACATTGTTGCGCGCGCTTCCTCGACGCCGCCGCCGCCGCGAACGGAGCGTTCCGCGCCTCGACGCGGTTTGCTCGCAAGTTTGCTCCCGATGCTTTCAGTGCGGCAAACGTCTGTGCGCGACTTTCCGATTGTTGGCTATGGCGGTGTCTGGTTGAGCGTCGATGAAGGGCATATTACTACCATTGCCGTGGCGCCTGCCTATCGCGGGCGCGGGCTTGGGGAATTGTTGCTCAACGGGTTGATCGATCAGGCGCTCGACCTGAATGCCGATGTGCTGACGCTGGAGGTGCGCGTCAGCAACATTGTTGCGCAACAACTGTACCTGAAGTATGGCTTTCGTCCGGCGGGAACGCGCCCTCGCTATTATACCGATAATGGCGAGGACGCGCTGATTATGTGGACGGATCCGATCCGTAGCCAGGCATACCAGGAGCGACTACAGCAGCTCCGTGAGCAATTGTTTGCCCGATTGCGCGAGGAGGCGAATGAACCAGGTCCGTTGCGCAACAATCTGCGCCTCGGAACGGAGTAA
- a CDS encoding YbhB/YbcL family Raf kinase inhibitor-like protein, producing MITFTLVSSSFCEGGVIPRDHTCDGADRPPPLRWEGAPPTASYVLIMDDPDAPVGTFTHWVLYDIPGDRTELAEGEQTVGLAGSNDFGRRGYGGPCPPRGRGAHRYFFRLSALDISSLNLPPGAVRRDVESAMRGHVLATATLMGRYERR from the coding sequence ATGATAACGTTCACACTCGTGAGTTCGTCGTTTTGCGAAGGCGGCGTCATCCCGCGCGATCATACGTGTGACGGCGCCGACCGCCCGCCGCCGTTGCGCTGGGAAGGCGCGCCGCCAACCGCCAGTTATGTGCTGATTATGGACGATCCAGACGCACCTGTTGGCACGTTTACGCACTGGGTTCTGTACGACATCCCCGGCGACCGCACAGAACTGGCGGAGGGGGAACAGACGGTTGGGTTGGCAGGAAGCAACGATTTCGGCAGGCGCGGCTATGGCGGACCATGCCCGCCGCGTGGCAGGGGCGCACACCGCTACTTCTTCCGTCTCTCGGCGCTCGACATTTCATCGCTGAACCTGCCCCCCGGCGCCGTCCGGCGCGATGTCGAATCTGCCATGCGCGGTCATGTATTGGCGACTGCCACATTGATGGGGCGGTATGAGCGCAGGTGA
- a CDS encoding class I SAM-dependent rRNA methyltransferase codes for MVRRVEIVVPSLLRERLAQGHPWVYRDHVSPHVRLPSGAWVIVRCGAWRGYALWDAEGPIALRIFSTRTVPDIAWLRERLTAAWNLRAPLRAAGITAYRWVFGEGDGVPGIVVDRYNDIAVLQASSAGTLTLIEDVATAILKVDPTVRRVALRMATESRSAIDEGDEGDGDARLRSLYGESPPREIVVVEHGIRFAVALHTAQKTGLFLDQRENRRFVEGLAAGRTVLNCFAYTGGFSLYALRGGARQVVSVDVGKGLASATARNLALNRLDDGRHRFETADCFELLEQYAAAGQRFDLVILDPPSFARRKESRYAAQRAYVRLNALGMRCVKPGGLLATASCTTQVGPEAFREALASAGALAERRLRIIHEAGQPLDHPVPAHFPEGRYLKFVVGRVEEAV; via the coding sequence ATGGTTCGTCGTGTGGAAATCGTTGTGCCGTCGTTGCTGCGCGAGCGACTGGCGCAGGGGCATCCATGGGTCTACCGCGACCATGTTTCTCCCCATGTGCGTCTGCCGTCCGGCGCCTGGGTTATCGTTCGTTGCGGCGCCTGGCGCGGGTATGCGCTGTGGGATGCGGAAGGTCCGATTGCGTTGCGCATCTTCTCGACGCGCACCGTCCCCGACATCGCCTGGCTACGTGAGCGTCTGACTGCTGCGTGGAATCTGCGGGCGCCGCTGCGTGCGGCAGGCATCACGGCGTATCGCTGGGTTTTTGGCGAAGGAGATGGAGTGCCCGGCATTGTCGTGGATCGCTATAACGATATTGCTGTCCTCCAGGCGTCTTCCGCCGGTACGCTGACCCTCATCGAAGACGTGGCGACTGCCATTCTCAAGGTCGATCCGACGGTGCGCCGTGTGGCGCTGCGTATGGCAACGGAGTCGCGTTCAGCAATAGATGAAGGCGACGAAGGCGATGGTGACGCGCGGCTACGATCACTGTACGGTGAGTCGCCGCCGCGCGAGATTGTGGTGGTCGAGCACGGGATCCGTTTTGCCGTTGCGCTTCACACGGCGCAGAAAACCGGGTTGTTCCTCGATCAGCGCGAGAATCGGCGTTTTGTCGAAGGACTCGCTGCCGGGCGCACGGTGCTGAATTGCTTCGCCTATACTGGCGGGTTTTCGCTCTATGCCCTGCGCGGCGGTGCGCGGCAGGTCGTTAGCGTCGATGTTGGCAAGGGTCTGGCATCGGCGACGGCGCGCAATCTGGCGCTTAACCGTCTCGACGATGGACGCCATCGCTTCGAAACTGCCGATTGTTTCGAGTTGCTGGAGCAGTATGCCGCAGCCGGTCAACGCTTCGATCTGGTCATTCTCGACCCTCCCAGTTTTGCGCGGCGCAAAGAGAGCCGATATGCCGCACAGCGCGCGTATGTGCGACTTAATGCGCTGGGCATGCGCTGCGTGAAACCTGGAGGTCTGTTGGCGACTGCGAGTTGCACCACACAGGTGGGACCAGAGGCGTTCCGTGAGGCGCTGGCATCCGCAGGCGCTCTTGCCGAGCGGCGGCTGCGGATTATCCACGAAGCCGGTCAACCGCTCGATCATCCGGTTCCGGCACATTTTCCCGAAGGGCGGTATTTGAAGTTCGTGGTTGGGCGGGTGGAGGAAGCAGTGTAA
- a CDS encoding uracil-DNA glycosylase, protein MLQQIADEVRACTACRLHQSAMRAVPGEGPADAKVMFIGEAPGFHEDRQGRPFVGAAGQFLEELLGLAGLRRSEVFIANVIKHRPPDNRDPLPDEIAACSQFLERQIAALNPLVIVTLGRFSMARWFPGEKISRIHGQPRWIEGRMIIPMMHPAAALHQPQYRALIEDDFRRLPEFIAQAETKSAQAAAAVVPDKPDEPEVQQLSLF, encoded by the coding sequence ATGCTTCAGCAAATTGCCGATGAAGTGCGCGCATGCACGGCGTGCCGGCTGCATCAATCGGCGATGAGAGCCGTTCCAGGCGAAGGACCGGCAGACGCAAAAGTGATGTTCATTGGCGAGGCGCCCGGCTTTCACGAAGATCGACAGGGACGGCCGTTTGTTGGCGCTGCCGGGCAATTTCTCGAGGAGTTGCTGGGGCTTGCCGGTTTGCGGCGCAGCGAGGTATTCATCGCCAATGTCATCAAACATCGGCCACCTGATAACCGTGATCCGCTGCCGGATGAAATCGCCGCGTGTAGTCAGTTTCTCGAGCGGCAGATTGCAGCGCTGAACCCGCTGGTCATCGTCACCCTCGGTCGTTTCTCGATGGCGCGCTGGTTTCCCGGCGAAAAAATCTCCCGCATCCACGGTCAACCGCGCTGGATCGAGGGTCGGATGATCATTCCGATGATGCATCCTGCTGCGGCACTCCATCAACCGCAGTATCGGGCATTGATCGAAGACGATTTTCGCAGATTGCCGGAATTCATTGCGCAGGCGGAGACAAAGAGCGCTCAGGCGGCTGCCGCTGTCGTTCCCGATAAGCCGGATGAACCCGAAGTGCAACAATTGTCGTTGTTCTGA
- a CDS encoding glycosyltransferase family 4 protein, with amino-acid sequence MSLLTIVALLSAFMIAFIVTALTVPPVIRLCERRGWMQQPGGRRTHPHPTANVGGIAMYVGFVTAILATFIFSALDPALRRSEFEVLRIGLLLTGGTLIFLVMWLDDVVELPWFPKFAAQIGAALIAVGPYLWDQRRYPDTLGLLTEARGILLTAFNAPFVGQVSLWDVSPWLAILATVFWLGWMANTINWSDGLDGLAAGVSLIAAFMLALHALRLDPPQTTIALLPLALAGTCAGFLIFNLPPARIFMGDSGAEFLGFILGVSAIIGGAKLATVLLVLGVPILDVAWLIVARTVSGKQPMRGGRDHLHHRLLDGGMSPRQILALYWGLSAGFGLLGITDISPYAKLIGLALLILIGIGLIAYATRRVTLRSVQ; translated from the coding sequence ATGTCACTGCTGACCATTGTGGCGCTGCTGAGCGCCTTTATGATCGCCTTCATCGTGACCGCGCTGACGGTTCCTCCGGTGATTCGCCTCTGCGAACGACGCGGATGGATGCAGCAGCCCGGCGGTCGCCGCACCCATCCGCACCCTACTGCAAATGTGGGCGGCATCGCCATGTATGTTGGCTTCGTAACAGCGATCCTTGCCACATTCATCTTTAGCGCACTCGACCCGGCGCTGCGCCGCTCGGAGTTCGAGGTGTTGCGCATCGGGTTGCTCCTGACCGGCGGAACGCTCATTTTTCTGGTCATGTGGCTCGATGATGTGGTCGAGCTTCCATGGTTCCCCAAGTTTGCGGCACAGATTGGCGCAGCACTCATTGCAGTCGGTCCGTACCTCTGGGACCAGCGGCGCTACCCCGACACACTGGGGTTGCTCACCGAAGCGCGCGGCATTCTGCTGACCGCCTTCAACGCGCCGTTCGTCGGGCAGGTCAGCCTGTGGGATGTCAGCCCATGGCTGGCAATCCTGGCAACGGTCTTCTGGCTTGGCTGGATGGCCAATACCATCAACTGGTCGGACGGTCTTGATGGTCTGGCGGCTGGCGTGTCGCTGATCGCGGCGTTTATGCTGGCGCTTCATGCACTCAGGCTCGACCCGCCGCAAACAACGATTGCGCTGCTGCCACTCGCGCTCGCCGGGACATGCGCCGGATTTCTGATCTTCAACCTTCCCCCGGCACGGATTTTCATGGGTGACAGCGGTGCAGAGTTTCTCGGTTTCATCCTTGGCGTCAGCGCGATCATCGGCGGGGCGAAACTGGCGACGGTGCTCCTGGTGCTGGGTGTGCCGATCCTCGATGTCGCATGGCTGATCGTGGCACGCACGGTCAGCGGCAAACAACCGATGCGTGGCGGACGTGATCACCTGCATCATCGCCTGCTGGACGGCGGCATGTCGCCACGCCAGATTCTGGCGCTTTACTGGGGGCTGAGCGCAGGCTTTGGGTTGCTCGGCATCACCGACATTAGCCCCTACGCCAAGTTGATCGGTCTGGCGCTGCTGATTCTGATCGGCATCGGATTGATCGCTTATGCCACACGCCGGGTGACGCTGCGATCGGTGCAGTAA
- a CDS encoding ribonuclease J produces MAKNRLRAIPLGGAGEVGRNMWVLEQNDEILVLDCGVMFPEADMLGVDLVLPDITYLRDQKDKIKAIVLTHGHEDHIGAIPYLVPELDFPPIYGTTLTLGMLTGKLKEHRLLDRVRLMKMQAGEPFTIGSFTIEPFSVAHSIPDTVGLAIDTPVGLVIYLTDWKFDHTPVDGRPTDLVKLSELGRRSPLLLITDCVRVESKGYTPSEQVVGEAFDSIFATAPGRIIVATFASNVSRVQQVIDSAEAYGRKVIVAGRSMENTTRIALELGYLRAQQGTLIRPQEAAGLTDDQVAVICTGSQGEPMSALARMANRDYPHVKIKEGDTVVVSATPIPGNEVSVNRVINNLFRLGAEVIYSDNPSGLAVHVSGHAAQEELKMVLAILRPEFVVPFHGDYRHMMLYRKLALGMGGLFSNSNVIIPENGVVMEFSRNYARTTGKVPVGYVYVDGTTVGDVGQVVVRDRQLLARDGILMVVVSIDRTTGELVAGPDVVSRGFVYMRQSDDLIESTKNIVRDALSRRNGGGKTEIDSAFVNRKIKDVVSDYLYGQTRRRPMVLPVVMEV; encoded by the coding sequence ATGGCCAAAAACAGATTACGCGCAATTCCTCTGGGCGGCGCCGGTGAAGTGGGCCGCAATATGTGGGTGTTGGAACAAAATGACGAGATTCTGGTGCTCGATTGTGGGGTGATGTTCCCGGAAGCCGATATGCTCGGCGTTGATCTGGTGCTGCCGGATATCACCTATTTGCGTGACCAGAAGGACAAGATCAAAGCCATTGTGCTGACCCACGGCCACGAAGACCACATTGGCGCTATACCGTATCTTGTACCCGAACTCGATTTCCCTCCGATCTATGGCACAACGCTGACCCTGGGCATGCTGACGGGGAAACTCAAAGAGCATCGTCTGCTCGACCGGGTCAGGCTGATGAAAATGCAGGCGGGCGAACCGTTTACGATCGGTTCATTCACCATCGAGCCATTCAGTGTGGCCCATTCGATTCCCGATACAGTCGGACTGGCCATCGATACGCCGGTCGGACTGGTTATTTACCTGACCGACTGGAAATTCGATCACACGCCGGTCGATGGACGCCCGACCGATCTGGTCAAACTGTCGGAGTTGGGGCGGCGGTCGCCGTTGTTGCTGATTACCGACTGCGTGCGCGTTGAGTCGAAAGGGTATACGCCAAGTGAGCAGGTCGTCGGCGAAGCGTTCGACTCAATCTTCGCAACCGCACCCGGTCGCATTATTGTAGCAACGTTTGCGTCGAACGTGTCGCGCGTGCAACAGGTCATCGACTCGGCGGAAGCGTATGGGCGCAAAGTCATCGTCGCCGGACGGAGCATGGAGAACACCACGCGCATTGCGCTCGAGTTGGGCTATCTCCGCGCACAACAAGGAACGCTGATCCGTCCGCAAGAGGCGGCCGGTCTGACCGATGACCAGGTGGCGGTCATCTGCACCGGCAGCCAGGGCGAGCCGATGTCGGCGCTGGCGCGCATGGCAAACCGTGACTATCCACACGTCAAGATCAAAGAGGGCGATACGGTTGTGGTGTCGGCAACTCCCATTCCCGGCAATGAGGTGTCGGTCAATCGGGTGATTAACAATCTGTTTCGCCTGGGGGCGGAAGTTATCTATAGCGACAATCCATCGGGGCTTGCCGTGCACGTCTCGGGTCACGCTGCACAGGAAGAACTTAAAATGGTGCTGGCCATTCTGCGACCCGAATTTGTTGTGCCGTTTCATGGCGATTATCGCCATATGATGCTCTACCGAAAGCTCGCGCTCGGTATGGGCGGGTTGTTCTCCAATTCGAATGTCATTATTCCCGAAAATGGCGTAGTGATGGAGTTCAGCCGCAACTATGCCCGGACGACCGGTAAAGTTCCGGTCGGGTACGTCTATGTGGACGGAACAACGGTTGGTGACGTTGGGCAGGTGGTCGTGCGCGACCGCCAACTCCTGGCGCGCGATGGAATTCTGATGGTGGTCGTCAGCATCGACCGAACAACCGGCGAACTGGTGGCGGGACCGGATGTTGTCTCACGCGGGTTCGTCTATATGCGGCAGTCGGATGATCTGATCGAGTCAACCAAGAACATTGTGCGGGATGCATTGTCCCGGCGCAATGGCGGAGGCAAGACGGAAATCGACAGCGCTTTCGTCAATCGTAAAATCAAAGATGTGGTTAGCGATTATCTCTACGGACAGACCCGCCGCCGTCCAATGGTGTTGCCGGTCGTGATGGAAGTGTAA